The genomic region CTTCCGGGAAACCGCCGCCATGGGAACGCTGCTGGTGATCCACCTGGGCGTGGTGGCCGGGCTGTTCCTGACCATCCCCTACAGCAAGTTCGCCCACGCGGTGTACCGCTACGCCGCGCTGATCCAGAACGCCATCGAGGTGCGCGAGGACGAGAGCAAGATCGTGCTGGGGTAACCGTCCGCGGGCCCTTCCCCACCTCACTTGGATTCCCGCTTTCCCTCCGATTCGTCATTCCCGCCACCCCGCCCGATTCGTCATTCCCGCCACCCCGCCCGAACCGTCATTCCCGCCAACCCCCCCGAACCGTCATTCCCGCGGAAGCGGGAATCCAGGGGCGGTGGAGGGGCACTGCAGCGGCGTTTCCCCGCCTCACCACCCCTGGATTCCCGCTTTCGCGGGAATGACGGTTCGGGGGGTGGCGGGAATGACGGTTCGGGAGGTTCGCGGGAATGACGAATCGGGGGGGGCGACGTTTGACGCCGCCGCTTTCGCGGAAATGACGAATTCCGAGGGTCAGTACGTCTCGAACATCCGCTGAATGGCGTCGGGGTCGTCGGTGACACTGAGGGCCAGCGCCAACAGCACCCGCGCCTTCCAGGGTTGTAGGTTGTCGGCGGTAACGACGCCGCGCTCGCGGAGACCGGGGCTGCGGCCGACGCGGCCGGAACCCACGCGGCTGCCGATGCACAGCACCACGCCCTGTTCGCGGGCGCGCGCGAAGGCTTCATCCTGAGCGGGCGTGGGGCGACCCGCGCCGGTGGCGGCGCAGACGATGCCCCTGGCGCCCGCGGCCACGCAGGCATCGATCATGGCGCCGTCCGCCCCCGCGTGCGACACCACCACATCAACCCTGGGCAGCGACTCCAACCCCGACACGTCGAACTCGGTGGCGGTGGTGTGCGGCTTCACGGTGCGGTGGTAGTAACACACACGGCCGTCGCCGTCGGCAAAGCCCAAGGGCCCCAGATCCCGGCCCTGGAACGCCTCCACGCGGTACGTCGCTGTCTTCGTCAGGTCCCGCGCACCGTAGATGCGGTCGTTCATCACCGCCAGGACGCCCTGGCCGCGGGAACTCGCGTCCGCTGCGACCCGCACCGCGTTGAACAGGTTCAGGTAGCCGTCCGCGCCAAGCGCCGACGCCGGTCGCATGGACCCCACCAGCACCACCGGCCGGTCGGTCTTGAGAACCAGATTCAGGAAATAGGCGGTCTCTTCGAGAGTGTTGGTGCCGTGCGTGATGACCGCACCGTCGGCGGTGTCGCGCTCGAAGATCCCTTGCAGCAACCCGGCCAGGTCCAGCCAGTCCCGATCCACCAGCGCATGGCTCGGCAGCCGCCGGAACGGCACCTGCTCTACCTCGGCGATGCCGGCGAGCTCGGGAACGGCGCCCA from Deltaproteobacteria bacterium harbors:
- a CDS encoding asparaginase, which encodes MANPKVALILTGGTIDSVGADRLDLAWYIENNKRLGDGELVGAVPELAGIAEVEQVPFRRLPSHALVDRDWLDLAGLLQGIFERDTADGAVITHGTNTLEETAYFLNLVLKTDRPVVLVGSMRPASALGADGYLNLFNAVRVAADASSRGQGVLAVMNDRIYGARDLTKTATYRVEAFQGRDLGPLGFADGDGRVCYYHRTVKPHTTATEFDVSGLESLPRVDVVVSHAGADGAMIDACVAAGARGIVCAATGAGRPTPAQDEAFARAREQGVVLCIGSRVGSGRVGRSPGLRERGVVTADNLQPWKARVLLALALSVTDDPDAIQRMFETY